The following proteins are encoded in a genomic region of Sander lucioperca isolate FBNREF2018 chromosome 23, SLUC_FBN_1.2, whole genome shotgun sequence:
- the LOC116039725 gene encoding NLR family CARD domain-containing protein 3-like isoform X3: MSDLEEEEDGAESVVSGCQSMKSDWSKDELLNFSAEPGPSDTKLTSDQKMSDLEEEEDGAESVVSGCQSMKSDWSMPLPPDFSTEPGPSDTKLTSDQKMSDLEEEEDGAESVVSGCQSMKSDWSKDEPLNFSAEPGPSDTKEKRSEVSEEELSRTRTRTRTRTRTRTRTRTRAGLQTASQSSSEKKISGQHKHKHKIRVKRTYERVTEGADQTGSGTPLNRIFTEVYITDELSEEVNTQHEVRQLETASKMKTLHDSPIKCSDIFKALPDQQKHIRVVMMLGVAGVGKTFSVQKFCLDWAEGLENQDVDLVIPLSFRELNLIKDEQYSLLELLRVFHPTLQEVTAEQLAGSKVLFIFDGLDESRLSLDFNKRKVVSDVSQKSSVNVLLTNLIQGKLLPSALVWITSRPAAANQIPPACVDRVTEVRGFTDDQKEEYFRKRVSDEELSSRIISHIKTSRSLHIMCLIPVFCWITATVLDHMLTTDQRGELPKTLTDMYSHFLLVQTKRKKVKYAEGHETSPQELMEADREVLLKLGRLAFEQLKKGNIMFYQEDLERCGLDVTEASLYSGICSEIFKRESVIFKKTVYCFVHLSVQEFLAAVYLFHCYTNRNTQVLEDFLGKDFKHRDSNTESFLKKISKLFGMKDNYPSLDVFLKRAMEKSLESKNGHLDLFVRFLHGLSLKSNQRLLGGLLGQTDNSPEIIQRAINNLKEMNSDGISPDRSINIFHCLTEMNDHSVHQEIQEFLKSENRSEKKLSEIHCSALAYMLQMSEEVLDELDLEKYNTSEEGRLRLIPAVRNCRKARLRSCSLSEISCSSLISALKSNPSHLRELDLGGNKNLKDSGVKQLCAGLESPNCRLETLRLRSCGLSEISCSSLVSALKSNPSHLRELDLSYNLNLKDSGLKQLCAGLESPNCRLETLRLENCGLSEISCSSLASALKSNPSHLRELDLGDNYNLKDSGLKQLCAGLESPNCRLETLRLVNCGLSEISCAALVSALKSNPSHLMELDLSYNLLKDSGVKLLCGFLESPNCRLETLGSVH; the protein is encoded by the exons atgagtgatttggaggaagaggaggacggagcagagtctgtagtatctggctgtcAGTCTATGAAGAGTGACTGGTCCAAAGATGAACTTCTGAACTTCAGTGCtgaacctggaccctcagacacaaa actgacttcagatcagaagatgagtgatttggaggaagaggaggacggagcagagtctgtagtatctggctgtcAGTCTATGAAGAGTGACTGGTCGATGCCATTACCTCCAGACTTCAGTACtgaacctggaccctcagacacaaa actgacttcagatcagaagatgagtgatttggaggaagaggaggacggagcagagtctgtagtatctggctgtcAGTCTATGAAGAGTGACTGGTCCAAAGATGAACCTCTGAACTTCAGTGCtgaacctggaccctcagacacaaa agagaagaggagtgaAGTTTCTGAGGAGGAGCTgtccagaaccagaaccagaaccagaaccagaaccagaaccagaaccagaaccagaaccagagctgGACTGCAGACAGCCAGTCAGAGCAGCTCTGAAAAAA AGATCAGTGGTcagcataaacataaacataagatcAGAGTGAAGAGGACATATGAACGTGTGACTGAAGGAGCTGATCAAACAGGAAGTGGAACCCCCCTCAACAGGATCTTCACTGAGGTCTACATCACAGATGAACTGAGTGAAGAAGTTAATACCCAACATGAGGTGAGGCAGCTCGAGACAGCTTCCAAGATGAAGACCCTCCATGACTCTCCAATCAAGTGCAGCGACATCTTTAAAGCCTTACCTGaccaacagaaacacatcagagTCGTTATGATGCTCGGCGTCGCTGGCGTTGGAAAAACCTTCTCAGTGCAGAAGTTCTGTCTGGACTGGGCCGAGGGTTTGGAAAACCAAGATGTGGATCTGGTGATTCCTCTTTCCTTCAGGGAGCTGAACTTGATCAAAGATGAGCAGTACAGTCTTCTGGAGCTGCTCCGTGTTTTCCATCCAACATTACAGGAGGTCACAGCAGAGCAGCTCGCTGGCTCTAAAGTtctcttcatctttgacggCCTGGATGAAAGCAGACTTTCACTGGATTTCAACAAGAGGAAGGTTGTTTCTGATGTCAGTCAGAAGTCATCAGTCAACGTGCTGTTGACAAACCTCATCCAGGGGAAGCTGCTTCCCTCGGCTCTCGTCTGGATAACTtcccgacctgcagcagccaatcagatccctcctgcgtGTGTTGACAGGGTAACAGAAGTACGAGGCTTCACTGACgaccagaaggaggagtacttcaggaagagagtcagtgatgaagagctgtccagcagaatcatctcccacatcaagacatccagaagcctccacatcatgtgtctgatcccagtcttctgctggatcactgctacagttctggaccacatgttgactacagaccagagaggagagctgcccaagaccctgactgacatgtactcacactttctgctggttcagacaaagaggaagaaggTCAAGTATGCTGAGGGACATGAGACGAGTCCACAGGAGCTGATGGAGGCTGACAGGGAAGTTCTTCTGAAGCTGGGGAGGCTGGCGTTTGAACAACTaaagaaaggaaacatcatgttctacCAAGAAGACCTGGAGCGCTGTGGTCTGGATGTCACAGAGGCCTCGCTGTACTCAGGAATTTGttcagagatcttcaaaagagagagtgtgatcttcaagaaaacagtctactgcttcgttcatctgagtgttcaggagtttctggctgcagtctacctgttccactgttacaccaacaggaacacacaggTACTGGAGGACTTCCTGGGGAAAGACTTCAAGCACAGGGACTCAAACACAGAGTCTTTTCTCAAGAAGATTTCTAAGCTTTTTGGAATGAAAGACAATTACCCATCCCTGGATGTCTTCCTGAAGAGAGCCATGGAGAAATCCCTTGAGAGTAAAAATGGCCACCTGGACCTGTTTGTCCGCTTCCTTCATGGCCTCTCTCTGAAGTCCAACCAGAGACTCTTAGGAGGcctgctgggtcagacagacaacagtccaGAAATCATCCAGAGAGCCATCAACAACCTGAAGGAGATGAACAGTGATGGGATCTCTCCTGACAGAAGCATCAACATCTTCCACTGTCTGACGGAGATGAACGACCACTCAGTCCATCAGGAGATCCAAGAGTTCCTGAAGTCAGAGAACAGATCAGAGAAGAAACTCTCTGAGATCCACTGCTCAGCTCTGGCCTACATGCTGCAGATGTCAGAGGAGGTTCTGGATGAGTTGGACCTGGAGAAGTACAACACATCAGAGGAGGGACGACtgagactgattccagctgtgaGGAACTGCAGAAAGGCTCG ATTGAGGAGCTGcagtttgtcagagatcagctgttcttctctgatctcagctctgaagtccaacccctcccatctgagagagctggacctgggGGGCAACAAGaacctgaaggattcaggagtgaagcagctGTGTGCTGGATTGGagagtccaaactgtagactggagactctgag ATTGAGGAGCTGCggtttgtcagagatcagctgttcttctctggtctcagctctgaagtccaacccctcccatctgagagagctggacctgagctacaaccttaacctgaaggattcaggaCTGAAGCAGCTGTGTGCTGGATTGGagagtccaaactgtagactggagactctgag ATTGGAGAACTGCGGTctgtcagagatcagctgttcttctctggcctcagctctgaagtccaacccctcccatctgagagagctggacctgggGGACAACTACaacctgaaggattcaggaCTGAAGCAGCTGTGTGCTGGATTGGagagtccaaactgtagactggagactctgag atTGGTGAACTGCggtttgtcagagatcagctgtgctgctctggtctcagctctgaagtccaacccctcccatctgatggagctggacctgagctacaacctgctgaaggattcaggagtgaagctgctgtgtggttttctggaaagtccaaactgtagactggagactctgggGTCAGTTCACTGA
- the LOC116039725 gene encoding protein NLRC3-like isoform X6, with translation MSDLEEEEDGAESVVSGCQSMKSDWSKDELLNFSAEPGPSDTKLTSDQKMSDLEEEEDGAESVVSGCQSMKSDWSMPLPPDFSTEPGPSDTKLTSDQKMSDLEEEEDGAESVVSGCQSMKSDWSKDEPLNFSAEPGPSDTKEKRSEVSEEELSRTRTRTRTRTRTRTRTRTRAGLQTASQSSSEKKISGQHKHKHKIRVKRTYERVTEGADQTGSGTPLNRIFTEVYITDELSEEVNTQHEVRQLETASKMKTLHDSPIKCSDIFKALPDQQKHIRVVMMLGVAGVGKTFSVQKFCLDWAEGLENQDVDLVIPLSFRELNLIKDEQYSLLELLRVFHPTLQEVTAEQLAGSKVLFIFDGLDESRLSLDFNKRKVVSDVSQKSSVNVLLTNLIQGKLLPSALVWITSRPAAANQIPPACVDRVTEVRGFTDDQKEEYFRKRVSDEELSSRIISHIKTSRSLHIMCLIPVFCWITATVLDHMLTTDQRGELPKTLTDMYSHFLLVQTKRKKVKYAEGHETSPQELMEADREVLLKLGRLAFEQLKKGNIMFYQEDLERCGLDVTEASLYSGICSEIFKRESVIFKKTVYCFVHLSVQEFLAAVYLFHCYTNRNTQVLEDFLGKDFKHRDSNTESFLKKISKLFGMKDNYPSLDVFLKRAMEKSLESKNGHLDLFVRFLHGLSLKSNQRLLGGLLGQTDNSPEIIQRAINNLKEMNSDGISPDRSINIFHCLTEMNDHSVHQEIQEFLKSENRSEKKLSEIHCSALAYMLQMSEEVLDELDLEKYNTSEEGRLRLIPAVRNCRKARLRSCGLSEISCSSLVSALKSNPSHLRELDLSYNLNLKDSGLKQLCAGLESPNCRLETLRLENCGLSEISCSSLASALKSNPSHLRELDLGDNYNLKDSGLKQLCAGLESPNCRLETLRLESCGWSEIS, from the exons atgagtgatttggaggaagaggaggacggagcagagtctgtagtatctggctgtcAGTCTATGAAGAGTGACTGGTCCAAAGATGAACTTCTGAACTTCAGTGCtgaacctggaccctcagacacaaa actgacttcagatcagaagatgagtgatttggaggaagaggaggacggagcagagtctgtagtatctggctgtcAGTCTATGAAGAGTGACTGGTCGATGCCATTACCTCCAGACTTCAGTACtgaacctggaccctcagacacaaa actgacttcagatcagaagatgagtgatttggaggaagaggaggacggagcagagtctgtagtatctggctgtcAGTCTATGAAGAGTGACTGGTCCAAAGATGAACCTCTGAACTTCAGTGCtgaacctggaccctcagacacaaa agagaagaggagtgaAGTTTCTGAGGAGGAGCTgtccagaaccagaaccagaaccagaaccagaaccagaaccagaaccagaaccagaaccagagctgGACTGCAGACAGCCAGTCAGAGCAGCTCTGAAAAAA AGATCAGTGGTcagcataaacataaacataagatcAGAGTGAAGAGGACATATGAACGTGTGACTGAAGGAGCTGATCAAACAGGAAGTGGAACCCCCCTCAACAGGATCTTCACTGAGGTCTACATCACAGATGAACTGAGTGAAGAAGTTAATACCCAACATGAGGTGAGGCAGCTCGAGACAGCTTCCAAGATGAAGACCCTCCATGACTCTCCAATCAAGTGCAGCGACATCTTTAAAGCCTTACCTGaccaacagaaacacatcagagTCGTTATGATGCTCGGCGTCGCTGGCGTTGGAAAAACCTTCTCAGTGCAGAAGTTCTGTCTGGACTGGGCCGAGGGTTTGGAAAACCAAGATGTGGATCTGGTGATTCCTCTTTCCTTCAGGGAGCTGAACTTGATCAAAGATGAGCAGTACAGTCTTCTGGAGCTGCTCCGTGTTTTCCATCCAACATTACAGGAGGTCACAGCAGAGCAGCTCGCTGGCTCTAAAGTtctcttcatctttgacggCCTGGATGAAAGCAGACTTTCACTGGATTTCAACAAGAGGAAGGTTGTTTCTGATGTCAGTCAGAAGTCATCAGTCAACGTGCTGTTGACAAACCTCATCCAGGGGAAGCTGCTTCCCTCGGCTCTCGTCTGGATAACTtcccgacctgcagcagccaatcagatccctcctgcgtGTGTTGACAGGGTAACAGAAGTACGAGGCTTCACTGACgaccagaaggaggagtacttcaggaagagagtcagtgatgaagagctgtccagcagaatcatctcccacatcaagacatccagaagcctccacatcatgtgtctgatcccagtcttctgctggatcactgctacagttctggaccacatgttgactacagaccagagaggagagctgcccaagaccctgactgacatgtactcacactttctgctggttcagacaaagaggaagaaggTCAAGTATGCTGAGGGACATGAGACGAGTCCACAGGAGCTGATGGAGGCTGACAGGGAAGTTCTTCTGAAGCTGGGGAGGCTGGCGTTTGAACAACTaaagaaaggaaacatcatgttctacCAAGAAGACCTGGAGCGCTGTGGTCTGGATGTCACAGAGGCCTCGCTGTACTCAGGAATTTGttcagagatcttcaaaagagagagtgtgatcttcaagaaaacagtctactgcttcgttcatctgagtgttcaggagtttctggctgcagtctacctgttccactgttacaccaacaggaacacacaggTACTGGAGGACTTCCTGGGGAAAGACTTCAAGCACAGGGACTCAAACACAGAGTCTTTTCTCAAGAAGATTTCTAAGCTTTTTGGAATGAAAGACAATTACCCATCCCTGGATGTCTTCCTGAAGAGAGCCATGGAGAAATCCCTTGAGAGTAAAAATGGCCACCTGGACCTGTTTGTCCGCTTCCTTCATGGCCTCTCTCTGAAGTCCAACCAGAGACTCTTAGGAGGcctgctgggtcagacagacaacagtccaGAAATCATCCAGAGAGCCATCAACAACCTGAAGGAGATGAACAGTGATGGGATCTCTCCTGACAGAAGCATCAACATCTTCCACTGTCTGACGGAGATGAACGACCACTCAGTCCATCAGGAGATCCAAGAGTTCCTGAAGTCAGAGAACAGATCAGAGAAGAAACTCTCTGAGATCCACTGCTCAGCTCTGGCCTACATGCTGCAGATGTCAGAGGAGGTTCTGGATGAGTTGGACCTGGAGAAGTACAACACATCAGAGGAGGGACGACtgagactgattccagctgtgaGGAACTGCAGAAAGGCTCG ATTGAGGAGCTGCggtttgtcagagatcagctgttcttctctggtctcagctctgaagtccaacccctcccatctgagagagctggacctgagctacaaccttaacctgaaggattcaggaCTGAAGCAGCTGTGTGCTGGATTGGagagtccaaactgtagactggagactctgag ATTGGAGAACTGCGGTctgtcagagatcagctgttcttctctggcctcagctctgaagtccaacccctcccatctgagagagctggacctgggGGACAACTACaacctgaaggattcaggaCTGAAGCAGCTGTGTGCTGGATTGGagagtccaaactgtagactggagactctgag ATTGGAGAGCTGTGGTTGGTCAGAGATCAGCTGA
- the LOC116039725 gene encoding protein NLRC3-like isoform X5 translates to MSDLEEEEDGAESVVSGCQSMKSDWSKDELLNFSAEPGPSDTKLTSDQKMSDLEEEEDGAESVVSGCQSMKSDWSMPLPPDFSTEPGPSDTKLTSDQKMSDLEEEEDGAESVVSGCQSMKSDWSKDEPLNFSAEPGPSDTKEKRSEVSEEELSRTRTRTRTRTRTRTRTRTRAGLQTASQSSSEKKISGQHKHKHKIRVKRTYERVTEGADQTGSGTPLNRIFTEVYITDELSEEVNTQHEVRQLETASKMKTLHDSPIKCSDIFKALPDQQKHIRVVMMLGVAGVGKTFSVQKFCLDWAEGLENQDVDLVIPLSFRELNLIKDEQYSLLELLRVFHPTLQEVTAEQLAGSKVLFIFDGLDESRLSLDFNKRKVVSDVSQKSSVNVLLTNLIQGKLLPSALVWITSRPAAANQIPPACVDRVTEVRGFTDDQKEEYFRKRVSDEELSSRIISHIKTSRSLHIMCLIPVFCWITATVLDHMLTTDQRGELPKTLTDMYSHFLLVQTKRKKVKYAEGHETSPQELMEADREVLLKLGRLAFEQLKKGNIMFYQEDLERCGLDVTEASLYSGICSEIFKRESVIFKKTVYCFVHLSVQEFLAAVYLFHCYTNRNTQVLEDFLGKDFKHRDSNTESFLKKISKLFGMKDNYPSLDVFLKRAMEKSLESKNGHLDLFVRFLHGLSLKSNQRLLGGLLGQTDNSPEIIQRAINNLKEMNSDGISPDRSINIFHCLTEMNDHSVHQEIQEFLKSENRSEKKLSEIHCSALAYMLQMSEEVLDELDLEKYNTSEEGRLRLIPAVRNCRKARLRSCGLSEISCSSLVSALKSNPSHLRELDLSYNLNLKDSGLKQLCAGLESPNCRLETLRLENCGLSEISCSSLASALKSNPSHLRELDLGDNYNLKDSGLKQLCAGLESPNCRLETLSLNSLSPGVRFRKQV, encoded by the exons atgagtgatttggaggaagaggaggacggagcagagtctgtagtatctggctgtcAGTCTATGAAGAGTGACTGGTCCAAAGATGAACTTCTGAACTTCAGTGCtgaacctggaccctcagacacaaa actgacttcagatcagaagatgagtgatttggaggaagaggaggacggagcagagtctgtagtatctggctgtcAGTCTATGAAGAGTGACTGGTCGATGCCATTACCTCCAGACTTCAGTACtgaacctggaccctcagacacaaa actgacttcagatcagaagatgagtgatttggaggaagaggaggacggagcagagtctgtagtatctggctgtcAGTCTATGAAGAGTGACTGGTCCAAAGATGAACCTCTGAACTTCAGTGCtgaacctggaccctcagacacaaa agagaagaggagtgaAGTTTCTGAGGAGGAGCTgtccagaaccagaaccagaaccagaaccagaaccagaaccagaaccagaaccagaaccagagctgGACTGCAGACAGCCAGTCAGAGCAGCTCTGAAAAAA AGATCAGTGGTcagcataaacataaacataagatcAGAGTGAAGAGGACATATGAACGTGTGACTGAAGGAGCTGATCAAACAGGAAGTGGAACCCCCCTCAACAGGATCTTCACTGAGGTCTACATCACAGATGAACTGAGTGAAGAAGTTAATACCCAACATGAGGTGAGGCAGCTCGAGACAGCTTCCAAGATGAAGACCCTCCATGACTCTCCAATCAAGTGCAGCGACATCTTTAAAGCCTTACCTGaccaacagaaacacatcagagTCGTTATGATGCTCGGCGTCGCTGGCGTTGGAAAAACCTTCTCAGTGCAGAAGTTCTGTCTGGACTGGGCCGAGGGTTTGGAAAACCAAGATGTGGATCTGGTGATTCCTCTTTCCTTCAGGGAGCTGAACTTGATCAAAGATGAGCAGTACAGTCTTCTGGAGCTGCTCCGTGTTTTCCATCCAACATTACAGGAGGTCACAGCAGAGCAGCTCGCTGGCTCTAAAGTtctcttcatctttgacggCCTGGATGAAAGCAGACTTTCACTGGATTTCAACAAGAGGAAGGTTGTTTCTGATGTCAGTCAGAAGTCATCAGTCAACGTGCTGTTGACAAACCTCATCCAGGGGAAGCTGCTTCCCTCGGCTCTCGTCTGGATAACTtcccgacctgcagcagccaatcagatccctcctgcgtGTGTTGACAGGGTAACAGAAGTACGAGGCTTCACTGACgaccagaaggaggagtacttcaggaagagagtcagtgatgaagagctgtccagcagaatcatctcccacatcaagacatccagaagcctccacatcatgtgtctgatcccagtcttctgctggatcactgctacagttctggaccacatgttgactacagaccagagaggagagctgcccaagaccctgactgacatgtactcacactttctgctggttcagacaaagaggaagaaggTCAAGTATGCTGAGGGACATGAGACGAGTCCACAGGAGCTGATGGAGGCTGACAGGGAAGTTCTTCTGAAGCTGGGGAGGCTGGCGTTTGAACAACTaaagaaaggaaacatcatgttctacCAAGAAGACCTGGAGCGCTGTGGTCTGGATGTCACAGAGGCCTCGCTGTACTCAGGAATTTGttcagagatcttcaaaagagagagtgtgatcttcaagaaaacagtctactgcttcgttcatctgagtgttcaggagtttctggctgcagtctacctgttccactgttacaccaacaggaacacacaggTACTGGAGGACTTCCTGGGGAAAGACTTCAAGCACAGGGACTCAAACACAGAGTCTTTTCTCAAGAAGATTTCTAAGCTTTTTGGAATGAAAGACAATTACCCATCCCTGGATGTCTTCCTGAAGAGAGCCATGGAGAAATCCCTTGAGAGTAAAAATGGCCACCTGGACCTGTTTGTCCGCTTCCTTCATGGCCTCTCTCTGAAGTCCAACCAGAGACTCTTAGGAGGcctgctgggtcagacagacaacagtccaGAAATCATCCAGAGAGCCATCAACAACCTGAAGGAGATGAACAGTGATGGGATCTCTCCTGACAGAAGCATCAACATCTTCCACTGTCTGACGGAGATGAACGACCACTCAGTCCATCAGGAGATCCAAGAGTTCCTGAAGTCAGAGAACAGATCAGAGAAGAAACTCTCTGAGATCCACTGCTCAGCTCTGGCCTACATGCTGCAGATGTCAGAGGAGGTTCTGGATGAGTTGGACCTGGAGAAGTACAACACATCAGAGGAGGGACGACtgagactgattccagctgtgaGGAACTGCAGAAAGGCTCG ATTGAGGAGCTGCggtttgtcagagatcagctgttcttctctggtctcagctctgaagtccaacccctcccatctgagagagctggacctgagctacaaccttaacctgaaggattcaggaCTGAAGCAGCTGTGTGCTGGATTGGagagtccaaactgtagactggagactctgag ATTGGAGAACTGCGGTctgtcagagatcagctgttcttctctggcctcagctctgaagtccaacccctcccatctgagagagctggacctgggGGACAACTACaacctgaaggattcaggaCTGAAGCAGCTGTGTGCTGGATTGGagagtccaaactgtagactggagactctgag TCTGAACAGTTTGTctccaggggtccgtttcagaaagcaggtttag